The Streptomyces sp. NBC_00483 genome contains the following window.
CTCCAAGACGTCCGCTCTTCCCGCATCGAGGGCATGCTGGCCACGACGGCCCGCGTCCTCCTCCCCCACCGCCGCGCATCGGGCGTCTCCGCGTTCCTGGACACCCACGCGATGTCGCGCCGCTCGGCCTAGTCACCCGCCCCTACGCCACGGGGCTCCGCCCCGGACCCCGCGCCTCAAGCGCCGGCGGGGCTAGATTTGCCCAACCCGCCGCTGGGCTTCAAAGATCGGGGCTCCGCCCCGGACCCCGCGAGTCTCGTCCCAGAGCGGGGCTTGATTTGCCCACCCACCGCGGCACTTGAATTGACCACCCGCCGCAGGGGCTTGAAGTGACCCGCCCACCCGCAAGCGATCCCCCGGCTCCCGCCCATCTCCCACAGGGGCGTCGGCCCGACGGGGTGCCGCACCACGCCTTGGGCGACCCGGCGACGACCACGGCTCCCCACCCGTTGCGGTCGACGCCGTCCCCACCTTGGGCGAACCCCGCCAGCCGCAGCTCCCCGCCCGTTGCGATCGACCGCCGCCCCCGCCTTGAGCAACGCCAACCCCGGCTCCCCACCCGTGACGGCCGACGCCGCCCCGCCTTGGGCAATCTGCCGCCTGGGGCGGCAGGGTGGGCAAGGCGGCACCCCGGTGCCGCGCACCCCTTACGACGGGCCCCGCCCCGGCACAGCAACCCGGACCCGGGACGGGCCGAAGCCCCCGGAGGGGGCGGGCGGGCGGGCGATAACCGGGCACCGGCGCAGCCGGACAAGGACCGGTACCGCGGACCAGTGCCCACAGGCACCGACCCCGGCAGAGCAGCACCCGGACCCCGGACGGGCCGAAGCCCCCGGAGGGGGCGGGCGGGAGGGAGATGACCGGGCACCGGCACAGCCGGAAAGACACCGATGCCGCACGCCGAACGCAAAGGCACACACCCCGGCACAGCCGGAAAGGCACCGGTGCCGCGCGCCGAGCGCAGGGGCACCCACCCCGGCACAGCCGGACAAGGACCGGTACCGCACGCCGAACGCAAAGGCGCCCGCCCCGACGCAGCCGGACAAGGACCGGTGCCGCGCGCCGAGCGCAAGGGCGCCGACCCCGGCACCGCTCAGCCCACCGCCAGGTGCCCCGTTTCGTTCCAGGACTCCAGCGCCGGCTCCCCGTACGCCCACCCGAGCACCGACAGCGACGTCGGGTTCAGCCGGATCCGCGCCGCGAAGTCCAGCGGGAATCCGAGCCAACGCGCCCCGATCGACCGCAGGATGTGACCGTGGGCGAAGACGAGAACGTCCCGGTCGGCCGAGCGCGCCCACTCCACGACCTCGTCGGCCCGCGCCGTCACCTCGGCGAGCGACTCCCCCTCCGGCACCCCGTCCCGCCAGATGAACCAGCCGGGCCTGCGCTCCTGGATCTGCGCCGGCGTCAGCCCCTCGTACGCCCCGTAGTCCCACTCCATGAGCGCGTCCCACACAGTCGCCCGCTCCCCGAACCCGGCAAGCTCGCACGTCTCGCTCGCCCGCACCAGCGGGGACGTCCGCACCTCCACCCCGTCGAGCCCGTCGTACGGCGCACGCCCGAGCCGCTCCCCGAGCAGTTTCGCGCCACGCCTGCCCTCTTCCAGGAGTGGAATGTCCGTCCTCCCGGTGTGCCGTCCGGACAGCGACCATTCGGTCTGTCCGTGCCGGGCCAACAGGATGCGCGGTGCCATGAGGAGGCCTCTTTCGAAACTACAAGCAACTACAAGGGTTCAAGGGTGAACATAGGACGAGCGGGAAGGCTCGCCCCGTCCATCATCGCGCAACCCACAGGGAGGTCGCCCGGCGGGCAACCCGTGGCGCGATCGCTGCGTCTAGGAGGGTCGGGGGTCGCCCACACAGAGCCCCATATACACCGTAAGAGTGAGGCCGTGGCCAGAGGCCGGCGCACGAGCGAAGAGGGGGAGCGGCCCGCATGTCGCAGACCGACGAGGCACCGCGCACGGAAGCGATACCCGGCGCCGGGCTCCGCTGGTGGACGGAACTGCCGCTGATCCTCCTGGTGTACGGCGCGTACTCGGCGGGCCGACTGCTCGCCCGTGGCGATGTGGGACAGGCCGTCGACCACGGTCTCGCGATCCTCCGGGCCGAGCAGGCCGTCCGCCTCAACCTCGAGCACCCGCTGAACCGTCTCTTCACCCGCGAACCGTGGCTCGGCGTCCCCGCGGACTTCTGGTACGCCTCGCTCCACTATCTGGTCACGCCGATCGTCCTCGTCTGGCTGTTCCGCCGCCGCTCCGAGATCTACCGCACGGCCCGCACGTGGCTGATGACCTCGACGATGATCGGCCTCATCGGCTTCGTCCTGCTGCCGACCAGCCCGCCCCGGCTGCTCGCCGCGAACCACGGCTTCATCGACACGATGGCCCACTACAGCTCGTACGGCTGGTGGGGCGGCGCGGCCAGCGCTCCCAAGGGCATGGGCGGCCTGACCAACCAGTACGCGGCGATGCCGAGCCTGCACGTCGGCTGGGCGCTGTGGTGCGGCGTCCTGCTGTGGCGGCACGCCCGCTCCCCGTACGTGAAGGCGATGGGTGTCGCGTACCCGCTGCTCACCACGGTCATCGTGATGGGCACGGCCAACCACTACTTCTTCGACGCGCTCGCCGGGGTCGCGGCGATGGCCCTCGGCCTGCTCCTGACGAAGCCGGTGCGGCTCGTCGCGGCACGCCTGAAGGACCGGGCGGGCCTCGTGCTCGCGGGGGCGCAGGCCTCCCCTTCCGCCACGCACGCCCCGATTGTCAGTGGAGAATGCCAGACTTCCCAGGGTGAGCGAATTCCCCGACAGCGCAAGGCAGCCGCGTCGCAGGACAGCGACGACGGGGCTGCGGCACCGGCTCGCTGAACTGCGCGGCCCCGACCATCCGCCGCGTCCGCTGGACGCCCGGGCCCTGGCCGCGCTCGCGGCGAACCCGGGCTGCCGAAGGCGGGCGCTCCTGGACGGCGCGGGGGTCGACAAGGCGCGCGTAGCGGATGCGTTGGGCTCACCGTCCTCGTTCGGCCAGTCCCAGTTCGCCCTGGCCCGCGGCAATGTGTTCGAGGCGCGGGTGAAGTCGGACGGCGGCGCGGAGCTGCTCAAGCTGGTCCACGCGCGCGTGGACGGCACCGCGCCCGAGCCGACGCCCGATGTCGTACGGGCCCCCGACCTGTCGGCGATCGGCCCCGAGGGCCGCACGGCGCGCACCGCGCTCGCCCTCCGGGAGGCCGTCGAGTCGCCGGGGACCTGGACGTTCCTGGACCACCCGATGTTGGCGCTCGACGTGGCGGGCAGCCCGGCGTTCCTGGAGCCGGACGCGGTGGTGGTGCATCCGGACGGCAGCTGGACGGTCGTCGAGATCAAGTCGTTCCCGATGATCGACGGTGCGGCGGACGCGTCGAAGGTGGGCGCGGCGGCCCGCCAGTCGGCGGTGTACGTGCTGGCCCTGGAGGAGGTCGCGGCGCGGATGCCGGACGCGGAGGTGCGGGTCAGGGACCGGATCGTCCTCGTCTGCCCCAAGGACTTCTCGAACCTGCCGGCCGCGTCGGCCGTCGACGTGCGCAAGCAACGGTCGGTGACGCGCCGCCAGTTGGCGCGCCTGACCCGCGTGGAGGACATCGCGGCGGAGCTCCCGCCCGGCACCGTCTTCGACCCGGAGCTGCCCACGGACGAGCTGACGGCGGCGGTCGAGTCGGTTCCCGCGACGTACGCGCCGGAGTGCCTGGCCGCGTGCGAGCTGGCGTTCCACTGTCGCGACCACGCGCGCGGGGAGGGCGCGGTGACCGCGCTCGGCCGCCCCTTGCGCGCCGAACTCGGCTCGCTGACCACGGTCGACGAGGTACTCGCCGCCGCCCACGGCGAGGCGGGCGACCCGACGGACCCGACGGTGGCGGCGCTGCGCCGCGCGGCGACGCTGCGGGCCGAGGCACTCGGAGGTGCGCACCGGTGAGCCTGATCAACCACCTGGCCCGGCTTGAAGCCACCCACTCCGGGCGCGCGCAGCGTACGGCCACGGTCCGGCACCGCCACCTGTCCCAGCGCCCCCTGGTGGTCGTGCCGCTCACGACGGCCGGTGAGACCGGCGCTCCGCTCGGCGCGCTCGTCGGCACCGAGCGCACGTCACCGCGTCTCCTGGTCGTCCCGCAGCCCCGCGACCGCGACCTCCGCTTCGCGTTCCTGACGCAACTGGCCGATGAGGTCCTGCCGTACATCGACACGTACGCCACCGATGTCGAGGCCGCAGAGCGCAGCGAGGTCGACCCGGAGACCGGCAAGAAGGTCAAGGTCGAGGTCGAACTGTGCGCGGACGCCCCGCAGATGATCGTGCCGGGCCGCGCGGGCATCGAGTTCCTCCGCCTCCTCGGCCGCTCCATGCGCTTTCGCCGCACCGCGGAGCAGGACCCGGAGACTCCCTACCCCGCGCCGCCGCACGTCCCGCTCCTCGGCCGCTGGCTCACGCACTTCGGGGAGCGGTCGCGGGTCCCCGGCTCCGCCCTGCTCCTCGCGATGACGGACCTGCTGTCGCGGCACTGGGCGACGGGCCAGTCGAGCCTGGAGGACCAGCACTTGGGCGCGCTGCTCGCCTGGATCGAGGCACCGGAAGGCACCTCGGGCGCGGCGGCCGCGCTCGGCGCCGAGCTGGACCGCGACAGGCACGGGCAGCTGCTCTGCCCGCCTGCGGGCCCCGCCACGGACCCCGCGTTCGACAACAAGCTGCTCGCGCCCGCGATCGAGCGCTACGACAAGGCCCGTACGCGCCACGCGGCCGCCGAGGACGCCGTCGAGGCGGAGGGCCGCCTCGCCGAACTGACCGCGGCCGAGCGGGAGATCAACGCCCTGGTCGAGTCCCGTACCCGGCCCACCTGGGACGCGGTGTGGCGCGGCCTCGACCAGCTGTGCACGCTGCCCGAGGGCGCGTACGCGGCGGAGCGCTGGACCCGCGACCGCTGGTCGTTCACCGGGCACCGCGACCGGGTCCTCGCGGGCGAGCCCCCGCAGCCGCGCCGCGACGACGCGGTGACGGCGGCGAACAAGCTGGCCACGCGCGAGCGCGAGCAGGCCCGCCTGGACGCGCAGGAGGCGCTGGACGACCCGCTGGTGATGGCGGGCCGCCGCCTCTCGGGCGAGGCGTTCGCCGGTGAGGTGACCGAGGTGGTGGCGGCGTACAACGAGAAGAAGCGGCCCCGCCCGCTCGTCACGCTCCGCACGCAGGACGGACCGCGCCTCGGCGTGGGCGTGAAGGTGTACCGCACCCTCGAAGGCAAGCCGCAGACGGCCGAGTTCGTGGGTTACGAGGACGAGGGCGCCGAGGGCGCGGACGCCCCCGTCGTGCTGCGGATCCTGGACAAGATGGGGCGCGGCAAGGAGCCGGCCGAGGGCTCGCTGCCGGAGAAGGGCGAGCGGATCTGCTGGACGCTGTTCGAGCACGAGCAGCGCGGCGGCCCCAAGCTGCCGGAGCCGGAGGAGACACCGTGGACGCACGGCGGCCCGCCGGGGACGGGCGCGGAGTCGCCCGACACCGTGACTTCGGAGGACGTGCTGTGACCACGACGACCACGCCCACAACCACGACCACCGCCCTCAGCCCGTCAGAGGCGGCCGGGCAGGCGACCGCCGCCATCCTCCGCGACACCCTGCACGGCACGGCGCGCGGCATCGTCGTCGACTCGCCTCCCGGCGCCGGAAAGTCCACCCTCGTGGTGCGCGCCGCGCTCGAACTCGCGGACGCGGGCCGCCCGTTGATGATCGTTGCGCAGACGAACGCGCAGGTGGACGACCTCGTCCTCCGCCTCCACACGAAGAACCCGGAGCTCGCCGTCGGCCGACTGCACAGCAGCGACCCGGACGCGTACGAGAAGGCGCTCGACGACCTGCCGAACGTCCGCCTGTCGACGAAGGTCGGCGACCTGTCCCCGCTGCCGATCGTCGTCTCGACGGCCGCGAAGTGGGCGCACGTCAAGGACGTCGAGCCGTGGCCGCACGCGATCGTCGACGAGGCGTACCAGATGCGCTCCGACGCGCTGCTCGCCGTGGCGGGGCTGTTCGAGCGGGCGCTGTTCGTGGGCGACCCGGGGCAGTTGGACCCGTTCGCGATCGTCGGCTCGGAGCAGTGGGCGGGCCTGTCCTACGACCCGTCGGCCTCGGCGGTGTCGACGCTGCTCGCCCACAACCCGGAGCTGCCGCAACACCGCCTCCCGGTCTCCTGGCGCCTGCCTGCCTCGGCGGCGCCCCTGGTCTCCGACGCCTTCTACCCGTACACGCCGTTCCGCAGCGGCACGGACGAGGGCGACCGGGAGCTGGGCTTCAAGGTGGCGTCGGACGGTTCGGGCCCGGACCTGGTCATCGACGAGGCGGCGGCCTCCGGCTGGGGCCTGCTCGAACTCCCCGCCGCGCACACGCCACGTACGGACCCGGAGGCGGTACGGGCCGTGGCCCTGGTCGTACGACGACTGCTCGACCGGGAGGGCGTCACGCGCTCCGAGTCCGGCGAGGGCGCGCTTACGGCGGACCGGATCTGCGTCGGCACCGCGCACCGCGACCAGGCGGCGGCGGTACGGGCGGCGCTGGAGGACCTCGACGTCAAGGACGTCACCGTCGACACGGCGAACCGCCTTCAAGGCCGCGAGTTCGACGTCACCGTCGTCCTGCACCCACTGTCCGGACGCCCCGACGCGACGGCGTTCCACTTGGAGACGGGCCGGCTCTGCGTCCTCGCGTCACGGCATCGGCACGCGTGCGTGGTGGTGTGCAGGGCCGGGGTCGCGGACCTCCTGGACGAACACCCGTCGGCGGACCCGGTGCAACTCGGGGTGACGGTGAAATTCCCGGACGGCTGGGAGGCGAACCACTCGGTCCTGGCCCGCTTGGCGGAACACCGAGTCGGCTGGTCAGGCCCCTCCGGCGATTGAGCAGCTTCGAGACCACAATCAAGCCCCTGCGGCGATTGAGCAGCGGGGTCCGGGGCAGAGCCCCGATCTTTTGCCCCGGACCAGCCCCACCCCTCCACCCGCCCCCGGCGGAGCCCCCCGCCCTCTTGCGGGCCGAAGGACAATGGAAGGTGGCCCGACACCGAACCGCGGGCCACCCCGGCAACAGGAGGCCGCACGATGGCGGAGCCCGACCGTACTCACCAGCCCCGGCTGCGACCCGCCCCGCTGATCTTCGAACCCGCGGAGGCGTCCGCCGACCCGGAGCACTTCTTCGACCTGGAGTCCATCGAGGACCCCCGCGACCTGCTCACGCGCGCCACGGAGCTGACGCACGCGTTCCGCTCCGCGGCGGACCGGTCCATGGAGTTCCAGGCCGTCGCCGCGGCGCAGCTCGCGGACCCGCGCCGCTTCGACCGGCTCACCACGGCGGACATCGCGGAGCGCGCGGACTGGACCGAGGACTATGCGAAGAAGATGGTCGAGTTCGGCCGCGATCTGCTGCGCGGGAGCCAGGAACAGACGACGTGACGAGGGCCGCGTCGGGGCCGCGCAGCGAGCCAGAAAGATCATTTGGCATATGCCAGGTGGGCAAGATACTCCACCCCGCCCACCCCTGTCCCGATTTTCCGCAACCCTTGGCAATCGCCCCCTCACCCCCTGTAGATGTATGAGGCATGAGCACCGCGACGCCTCCGTACTCCCCCCACGCCCCGTCGGCTACGGCCCCTGGCGCGCGTGACCACTTCGACATCTGCGACGTCACCCCCGAGGGAGCCGCCTGGCTCGCCTCCGCCGGGGCGTACCCCCGATCCACGCTCGCCCACTGGGAGGCGCGACCCACGGCCCCCGTCGTCCTCCCCTGCGGATCCGCCTTCGACGTGGTGAACGTGCCCGCGATCTTCGGCCGGCGGATGTTAGACCGTCTCTGGTCCGAGGGGCCCGGCTCCGGGCCCGTCGCCACGCACCGGGGCCGCATGCTCCTGTTCACCGCGCCGGGCACGGCCCAGCGCCTGCCGTCCCTGCTCCACTGGGAGGAGTGGGGCCACGCGGTGCCGCCGCTGCTGTACCACGGCGCCGGCGACGCGGTCACGGGCCCGGCCCCCACGACCCGCGCCGCGCTCCGGCCCGACCAGCGCCAGGAGTCCCGCTGGGTCGTCGCCCCCGACACCCGTCACCCCTGGCTGCCGGGACCCGAGGTCATGCGCTGGGCATGCGTCCGGGCGGCCCGCGCGAGTGCGCAGGCCGCGGTACGGATTTCGATTTTTCCTGCCCCCGATCCTGGTGCTAATGTCTACGACGTCAACCGGCGCCATTAGCTCAGTTGGTTAGAGCAGCGGACTCTTAATCCGCGTGTCCGGGGTTCGAGTCCCTGATGGCGCACCTAAAGACAAGGCCTCTCGCGAACCGCGAGGGGCCTTTGTCGTGCGCCTCGAGGGCGGGACACCCAAGCCGGGTAGGCAATTCAAGCCCCGCACTTGAACGAGAGCCAGCGGGGTCCGGGGCAGAGCCCCGAGGCCGCAACGCCGGTGCGCGTGGGGTCCGGGGCAGAGCCCCGAGGCCGCAACCACGGTGCCGGTGTGGGATCAACCCGCCGTCGTCACCTTCACCGTCCACGCCCCCGACGCCGTCCGGTTCTCCGCCTCGACGCGGATGTTGTCGTCGCCCGGCACCGTGAAAGTTTCGCCGACGCCCACCGGGGCGTCGGCCAACGGCGGGTAGACGGATTCGCCGTAGCAGGCCTCCGTGCGGGGGTGGGCGTCGAGGACCTCCATGGGGCCGCCCCCGGACGCGGAGTCGCTGCGTACGCGGTAGACGAGAACACCCCGGCTACAGGTCGCCGCATCATTGCCGGAGCCACCTCGCGCCTCCAGGGCAATGGCACTGTCGACGCCCGTGCGGATGACGGCGAGCTTGGTGCCACCTCCCGTACCGAACGGAGAACCCGCCCCCCGCGGCCCCGTACTCAGCGGCTCCAGGGTCAACCGGGTCTCACCACTGCGCTTCACACACGTCACCTGCCGCTGATCCAGCCACCCCAGCTTCCACTTGTGCCAGCCGAACAGGTCCGGCGAGAGGCCGAACTGGCTGCCCATGACGTCCCAGTCACCGACATACGTGTCCCAGTCGCCCTTGCCGTCGGTGGGCCGGTGGTAGAGGTCGGGCAGGTCGAAGACGTGACCGGTCTCGTGCGCGAGCACATTGCGGTCCGGCGGGTGCCGCTCGAAGACCGTGACGATGCGGCGGATGTCCGTGCCGTCCGCGCGCATCGGCTGGTCGAAGTTCACGACCTTCGTCGCGTCGGAATCGACGCCGGGCGCGTCCGGGTCGGCGACGAAGTACACGACGTCGTACTTGCTGAAGTCCGTGTACGGATCCGCCGCCTTCAGGGCGTCCTGCAGATACGCGCTGCGGTGCGCGGCGTCCCAGTCGCGCTGTATGGCGTACGCGGTCGAGGGGTGCGGCATCTGGACCCACTGCCGCTGCGGATGCGGGACCAGGGAGAACTTCCCGTACGAGGCCCGGTCGAAGAAGCGGCTGGTGGACGGGAAGTAGTCGGAGGCCAGCTCGTCGGGCGTGGTCAGGGGCAGCGAGTCGGGAAACGAGAGGAAGACCATCACGGCGTTCAGGGTCTTCTTGGGCTTCGGGTACGCCGGATTCCAGGTGTCCAGACCCTCGGAGTGGTGGGCCGCGGTGCGCTCCAGGGCGCAGGGCCCCGCGAACGGAACGGCCGCGGCCGGCCCCGCGACCAGCCCCATGGCGGCCACGGCCGCAAAGGCGGTGAGCCCCGCCGCGAGTGCGCGCGGGCCTGGCTTGTCCACTCCCGCGAGTGGCTGCGGACGCGGCAAGTCGACCTCCGGGACGGGAAAGCGGGACACCCAACCCAGAGTGTTGGTATTTGATGTGATTTGCCCTGTTTATCTGGCCCGGACGAGTGACCGACGACACTCCGGTCGATCACGGAACGTCACAGCCGATCGGCCACGATCGGGCCACGACAGGAGGTCGGTCTCCGGCGAGCAGAAACGATCTACCGGGGAGATGTTCGGCGGCCCGGAACCCATGTGCACCGCGATCCAGGCTGGATAGGCCGTCCGACCTGCCTCTATGATCGGCACACTTTCCTGCCGGGACCCCGCAGCAGACCACGCAACCATCCGACGCACCACGGGAGCGAGCGGTGAGCGCACAGCCCGAAGGGCCCACGACCGCGCGCCGGGTGGCTCCGCCCGGCCTACGCAACGATCCCCTCGCGGGGATCCCGGGGCTCACGGAGACCTCGAAGATCACGGAGGGTGATGGCGTGGGGTCGGCTTCACGGCCTCCGTCCGCCCAGGCCCTCTACCGGCCGGCATTCGCGACGTCGCCGCTGGCCATGGCGGTCGTCGATCGCGAGGGCGTGATCGTCGGCGCCAACGACGCCGCATGCGCCCTGCTGTGCGGGGAGGACACCGGGCAGCTCGCCGGCCGTACCGTCGACGAACTGCTCGACCTGCACTCGGACCCCCGCACCGCGGACGCCTACCAGGAGATTCTGCGCGGGCGGCAGGCCCGGCTCAGCCGCACCCGCCGCCTCAAGCACCCCTCGGGCCACTCGCTGTGGCTGCGCGTCACGGTGTCACCGCTCCCGGACGCGGAGGCCGTGCTGCTCTCGCTCAGCGACATCACCGCGCACCGCGGCCTCCAGGACCGGCTGCACCACCTGGAGCTGCACGATCCGCTGACCCGGCTGCCCAATCGCGCGCTGTTCTTCGAGCGCGTCTCCGCGGCCCTGGAGTCCGGGACGTACGAGAACACGGGCGCGACCGGACGCGTGGGGCTCTGCCTGCTGGACCTCGACGGGTTCAAGGCGGTCAACGACTCCCTCGGGCACCCGGTCGGCGACCGGTTGCTCGTCGCCGTCGCCGAGCGGCTCACGCACTGCGCGGACCGCGCGCAGAGCGCCACGGGCGCCCCGCTGGTGGCCCGGCTCGGCGGTGACGAGTTCGCGCTGCTCGTCGAGGACTCCACCGGTACGGAGGAGGTGGCGGAGCTCGCCCGGGCGGTCCTTGACGCGCTGCGGGAGCCCTTCGACCTCGCCGGTGAGCGGGTGTCGGTCTCCGCCTCGATCGGTGTGGTCGAGCGGCAGATCACCGGCACCAGCACGACGGCCCTGATGCAGGCGGCCGACACCACGCTGTACTGGGCGAAGGCGGACGGCAAGGCCCGCTGGACCTTCTTCGACCCGGAGCGCAACGCCCACCGGATGACCCGTCAGGCCCTGTCGTCCAGCCTGCGGCCCGCGGTCGACCGGGGTGAATTCGCCCTGGAATACCAGCCGTTGGTGGAGATGGCGGACGGTGAGCTGCGCGGGGTCGAGGCGCTGGTGCGCTGGCGGCACCCGCAGTTCGGCCTGCTGTCGCCGAATCGGTTCATCCCACTGGCCGAAGAGGACGGCTCCATCGTGGAGTTGGGGCGATGGGTGCTGCGGACGGCCTGCGCGCAGGCGCGGCGCTGGCAGGTGGAGCACCCCGAGGCGCCGCCGGTGTTCATGAGCGTCAATGTGGCGGTGCGTCAGATGTGGGACTCGGACCTCGTGGCGGACGTCGCGCAGATCCTCGCCGAGACCGGACTCCCGCCGGAACTCCTCCAGTTGGAGCTGATCGAGTCCGCCGTGATGGGCTCGACGGGACGGCCGTTGCAGGCGCTCCGGGCGCTGAGCGACATGGGTGTGCGCATCGCCATCGACGACTTCGGCACCGGGTACTCCAACCTCGCGTACCTCAGCCGGCTGCCCGTGTCGGTACTCAAGCTCGACGGGGCGTTCGTGCGGGGATTCGAGGGGGACGGGTCCACGCCCGCGGAGCCGGCGGACGCGATGATCGTCGAGGCGCTCGTGCAGCTGGCGCACCGGCTCGGGCTCACGGTGACCGCCGAGTGCGTGGAGACGGCGGAGCAGGCGGAGCGGCTGCGCCGGCTCGGGTGCGACACCGGGCAGGGGTGGCTCTACTCGCGGCCGGTGGCAGCGGATCGTATCTCTGGGCTCCTTGCCGAGCGCAAATGAAGCGCAAGTGATCCGCCGCCGTCAGGCGGCCCCGGGTTCTCGGGCTCTCAGGCGCGCGGCAACTCGTAGGCGTCCGCGATGAGTTCGTAGGAACGCAGGCGTACGTCGCCACCGTGGGCGTTGGCCGTGAGCATCAACTCGTCGGCGCCCGTGCGCTTTTGCAGCTCGTCGAGGCCGGAGCGGACCTCGTCGGGGGTGCCGTGGATGACGTTGGAGTTCCAGGACTGGACGAAGTCCCGCTCCATCTCGTTGAACTGGTACGCCTCCGCCTCCTCGGGCGTCGGCACGAGGCCGGGGCGGCCGGTGCGGAGCCGGACCATGTTGAGGGCGGCGGCGAGCACCTGGCGGCGGGCCTCCGTGCCGTCGTCGTCCGTCGCGAGCGCCGATACGCCGATGAGGGCGTAGGGCTCGGAGAGGGTCTCGGACGGGCGGAAGTTCTCGCGGTACAGGTCGAGCGCCGGGAGGGTGTTCTGCGCCGAGAAGTGGTGCGCGAAGGCGAACGGGAGGCCGAGCGTCGCGGCCAGGCGGGCGCTGAAGCCGGAGGAGCCGAGGAGCCAGACCGGCGGGCGGTTCGGGTCCTGTACGCCGCCGGGGGACGTGGCCTGGACCGGGCCCGGGACGGCGTGGATGCGGGAGTACGGGTGGCCGTCGGGGAAGTCGTCGTCGAGGAAGCGGGTGAGCTCGACGAGCTGCTGCGGGAAGTCGTCGGCGCCTTCGTTGAGGCGGTCCGAGCGGCGCAGGGCGGCGGCGGTCGCGCCGTCCGTGCCGGGGGCGCGGCCGAGGCCGAGGTCAACGCGGCCCGGGGCCATGGCCTCCAGCGTGCCGAACTGCTCCGCGATCACGAGCGGGGCGTGGTTCGGGAGCATGACGCCGCCGGAGCCGAGGCGGATGCGGTCCGTGTGGGCGGCCAGGTGGGCCAGGATCACGGCGG
Protein-coding sequences here:
- a CDS encoding histidine phosphatase family protein, which gives rise to MAPRILLARHGQTEWSLSGRHTGRTDIPLLEEGRRGAKLLGERLGRAPYDGLDGVEVRTSPLVRASETCELAGFGERATVWDALMEWDYGAYEGLTPAQIQERRPGWFIWRDGVPEGESLAEVTARADEVVEWARSADRDVLVFAHGHILRSIGARWLGFPLDFAARIRLNPTSLSVLGWAYGEPALESWNETGHLAVG
- a CDS encoding phosphatase PAP2 family protein, whose amino-acid sequence is MSQTDEAPRTEAIPGAGLRWWTELPLILLVYGAYSAGRLLARGDVGQAVDHGLAILRAEQAVRLNLEHPLNRLFTREPWLGVPADFWYASLHYLVTPIVLVWLFRRRSEIYRTARTWLMTSTMIGLIGFVLLPTSPPRLLAANHGFIDTMAHYSSYGWWGGAASAPKGMGGLTNQYAAMPSLHVGWALWCGVLLWRHARSPYVKAMGVAYPLLTTVIVMGTANHYFFDALAGVAAMALGLLLTKPVRLVAARLKDRAGLVLAGAQASPSATHAPIVSGECQTSQGERIPRQRKAAASQDSDDGAAAPAR
- a CDS encoding AAA domain-containing protein, with translation MTTTTTPTTTTTALSPSEAAGQATAAILRDTLHGTARGIVVDSPPGAGKSTLVVRAALELADAGRPLMIVAQTNAQVDDLVLRLHTKNPELAVGRLHSSDPDAYEKALDDLPNVRLSTKVGDLSPLPIVVSTAAKWAHVKDVEPWPHAIVDEAYQMRSDALLAVAGLFERALFVGDPGQLDPFAIVGSEQWAGLSYDPSASAVSTLLAHNPELPQHRLPVSWRLPASAAPLVSDAFYPYTPFRSGTDEGDRELGFKVASDGSGPDLVIDEAAASGWGLLELPAAHTPRTDPEAVRAVALVVRRLLDREGVTRSESGEGALTADRICVGTAHRDQAAAVRAALEDLDVKDVTVDTANRLQGREFDVTVVLHPLSGRPDATAFHLETGRLCVLASRHRHACVVVCRAGVADLLDEHPSADPVQLGVTVKFPDGWEANHSVLARLAEHRVGWSGPSGD
- a CDS encoding bifunctional DNA primase/polymerase translates to MSTATPPYSPHAPSATAPGARDHFDICDVTPEGAAWLASAGAYPRSTLAHWEARPTAPVVLPCGSAFDVVNVPAIFGRRMLDRLWSEGPGSGPVATHRGRMLLFTAPGTAQRLPSLLHWEEWGHAVPPLLYHGAGDAVTGPAPTTRAALRPDQRQESRWVVAPDTRHPWLPGPEVMRWACVRAARASAQAAVRISIFPAPDPGANVYDVNRRH
- a CDS encoding M6 family metalloprotease domain-containing protein encodes the protein MSRFPVPEVDLPRPQPLAGVDKPGPRALAAGLTAFAAVAAMGLVAGPAAAVPFAGPCALERTAAHHSEGLDTWNPAYPKPKKTLNAVMVFLSFPDSLPLTTPDELASDYFPSTSRFFDRASYGKFSLVPHPQRQWVQMPHPSTAYAIQRDWDAAHRSAYLQDALKAADPYTDFSKYDVVYFVADPDAPGVDSDATKVVNFDQPMRADGTDIRRIVTVFERHPPDRNVLAHETGHVFDLPDLYHRPTDGKGDWDTYVGDWDVMGSQFGLSPDLFGWHKWKLGWLDQRQVTCVKRSGETRLTLEPLSTGPRGAGSPFGTGGGTKLAVIRTGVDSAIALEARGGSGNDAATCSRGVLVYRVRSDSASGGGPMEVLDAHPRTEACYGESVYPPLADAPVGVGETFTVPGDDNIRVEAENRTASGAWTVKVTTAG
- a CDS encoding putative bifunctional diguanylate cyclase/phosphodiesterase, whose amino-acid sequence is MAVVDREGVIVGANDAACALLCGEDTGQLAGRTVDELLDLHSDPRTADAYQEILRGRQARLSRTRRLKHPSGHSLWLRVTVSPLPDAEAVLLSLSDITAHRGLQDRLHHLELHDPLTRLPNRALFFERVSAALESGTYENTGATGRVGLCLLDLDGFKAVNDSLGHPVGDRLLVAVAERLTHCADRAQSATGAPLVARLGGDEFALLVEDSTGTEEVAELARAVLDALREPFDLAGERVSVSASIGVVERQITGTSTTALMQAADTTLYWAKADGKARWTFFDPERNAHRMTRQALSSSLRPAVDRGEFALEYQPLVEMADGELRGVEALVRWRHPQFGLLSPNRFIPLAEEDGSIVELGRWVLRTACAQARRWQVEHPEAPPVFMSVNVAVRQMWDSDLVADVAQILAETGLPPELLQLELIESAVMGSTGRPLQALRALSDMGVRIAIDDFGTGYSNLAYLSRLPVSVLKLDGAFVRGFEGDGSTPAEPADAMIVEALVQLAHRLGLTVTAECVETAEQAERLRRLGCDTGQGWLYSRPVAADRISGLLAERK
- a CDS encoding LLM class flavin-dependent oxidoreductase, with protein sequence MIRGAAQGTAPTPLSVLDLVTVGAGRTATQALRTSVDIARLAENRGYHRYWVAEHHSMPGVASSSPAVILAHLAAHTDRIRLGSGGVMLPNHAPLVIAEQFGTLEAMAPGRVDLGLGRAPGTDGATAAALRRSDRLNEGADDFPQQLVELTRFLDDDFPDGHPYSRIHAVPGPVQATSPGGVQDPNRPPVWLLGSSGFSARLAATLGLPFAFAHHFSAQNTLPALDLYRENFRPSETLSEPYALIGVSALATDDDGTEARRQVLAAALNMVRLRTGRPGLVPTPEEAEAYQFNEMERDFVQSWNSNVIHGTPDEVRSGLDELQKRTGADELMLTANAHGGDVRLRSYELIADAYELPRA